TCTCCGACGTCGTGGCCCTGCAGCTTGATCTTAGGTGCACCGTCTTGGGTGAATGCTGGTTGACCGTACTTGTCGGTCGCGTGAGCCAGGTGATACAGCTCGTGTTCGATCAAGGCGCAGAACTCAAGGTCGCTGCACTGGGCGCAGTAGTCAGCGGCCAGCGTGATGATGAAAGCCGGCACATCGCCGAACCAGTCACGCATCTGCTGCTCCATCCGGGCTTTCTGCCAACCGCCGGCGCGGAACGCTACCTGCTCGGCGTGGCCCAGGACAGTGCGGCCCTGCTTCTCGAAGCTCGACGACGCCCACATG
The sequence above is drawn from the Pseudomonas quebecensis genome and encodes:
- a CDS encoding putative metallopeptidase, producing the protein MIRPMPPLSLLELSDFGVCITPAPEVWEWLQAEILADTGIIHNEDHAHLLDADIRIMWASSSFEKQGRTVLGHAEQVAFRAGGWQKARMEQQMRDWFGDVPAFIITLAADYCAQCSDLEFCALIEHELYHLAHATDKYGQPAFTQDGAPKIKLQGHDVGEFVGVVRRYGASPDVQALVDAANRPAEVGKLNIARACGTCLLKSA